Proteins found in one Zea mays cultivar B73 chromosome 1, Zm-B73-REFERENCE-NAM-5.0, whole genome shotgun sequence genomic segment:
- the LOC103643231 gene encoding germin-like protein 8-13, translated as MAPSKAVVAHLVVLLLLVPLLSLLPFSSHALTQDLCVANRLLPDTPSGYPCKPKGLVSSDDFYSDALARPGPVIAPFNTSLASAAVKQLPGLNGLGISATRVDVQPGGVVPMHTHPEASELIFLLEGTLFAGFISAETNKAYVKILKKGDLYVFPQGLLHFQFNTGNTTATAIAAYSNQNPGLQIAVYALFGNTLTVETVNKTTFVTKEEVMRLKDLFGQSSVPS; from the exons ATGGCGCCCAGCAAGGCCGTGGTGGCACACCTCGTGGTGCTATTA CTATTAGTGCCCTTGCTCTCCCTGCTGCCCTTCTCCTCCCACGCTCTGACCCAGGACTTATGCGTCGCGAACAGGCTCCTCCCAGACACGCCGTCCGGCTACCCGTGCAAGCCCAAAGGTCTCGTCAGCTCCGACGACTTCTACTCCGACGCCTTGGCCAGGCCTGGCCCGGTCATCGCCCCCTTCAAcaccagcctggcctccgccgccGTTAAACAGCTCCCCGGCCTGAATGGCCTCGGCATCTCCGCCACGCGTGTCGATGTCCAGCCAGGTGGGGTCGTGCCCATGCACACCCACCCGGAAGCCTCGGAGCTCATCTTCCTCCTCGAAGGAACCCTTTTCGCTGGCTTCATCAGCGCCGAAACCAATAAGGCCTATGTCAAGATCCTAAAGAAGGGCGACCTCTACGTGTTCCCGCAGGGCTTGCTGCACTTCCAGTTCAACACCGGCAACACGACCGCCACCGCCATCGCCGCGTACAGCAACCAGAACCCCGGCCTACAGATCGCTGTCTATGCACTCTTCGGCAACACCCTCACAGTGGAAACGGTGAATAAGACCACCTTCGTAACAAAGGAGGAGGTCATGAGGCTCAAGGACCTCTTCGGCCAGTCTTCAGTGCCATCCTGA